GGGCCACATGGAGACGCAGTCGGTGGACGGCGCGACGCACGCATCGCAGCCGCTCCCGACCATCATCAACATCCCGGAGGGGGGGAAGGCCCTTCTCCGCATCGCGGACCTCGACGTCACCGAGTACCAGACGCTGGCCTCGCTCGGGGTTCCGATGCACGTGGTCGGCCTGAACGCGCGGCTCCTGCGCGACATGGCCGGGGTCAACATGGACTACTACACGAACTCGATCACTCTGGCCGGCGGCGAGTCGATCGACGTCATCCTCGACGCCAGCGACAGCGTCAAGTACCCCGCCGGCAGCACGTACGCGCTTTACACGCCGAACCTCGACCACCTCTCGAACGACGCCGAGAACTTCGGCGGGCTGATGACCGAGGTGCACATCGTCAATTGCCTTTCGGGATTCAATCCAGACACCAAGAAGTGCAACTGAGGAGCAGCCATGAGCCAGGTGAATAACAGGAAGCTGATCGCGAATGCCGGGCTGCCCCTGGTCGTCCTCATGGCGGCGGCGATGCTCGCCGCGCCGGCGGGGGCCGCAACTCCGGGGATCACGGGCGGCGCCGGGACGCCGCAGTTCAGCCTGAGCGCCGAGGCGGCGTTCATCAGCCAGCCCGACGGCTTGATGGTGTACTCCTGGGGGTACGGATGCCAGGCGCAGCCGGACGGGTTCGCGCCGGCGGCGATCGCGGCTCCGACCGGCGGTTGCCCATCGATGCAGATCCCGGGGCCGACGCTGATCGTCAAGGAAGGCGACCTCGTCAAGGTGACGCTCACCAACAACCTGCCGGCCGCGGCGGGGAACACGTCGATCCTCTTCCCCGGTTTCTCCGTGACCGCGACGGGCGGCGAGACGGGCCTCCTGACGCAGGAAGCGGCTCCCGGCGGCAGCGTGACCTACACGTTCGACACGACCGGCAAGGCCGGAACGCACTCTTATTACAGCGGGACGCAGGGTGACCTGCAGATCGAGATGGGGCTCTACGGGGCCATCGTCGTTCTTCCCGCCACCTCGACGGGGTGCATCCCCGTGAGCCCGACATTGCCCGATGGCCAGACGGACTACAGGCTCGCCGCCTCCGCCTACGACCATTCGATGACCTGCTACGAGCGCGAGTACCTCTTCCAGTTCTCCGAGATCGACCCGGCCATTCACAGGCAGGCGGAGGATCAGAAGGACCAGGCCTGCATGAGCCACGCCGGCTGCATGAACGTCCGGACGGAGAACTACCATCCTGCCTATTTCATGATCAACGGCCGCTCCATGCCGGACGACATGGATCCGGTCTACGCCGTCCAGTACGCGCACCAGCCCTACAACGGCAACCCGCACATGCACCCGGGGGAGCTGGTCCTTCTGCGGATCATCGGGCAGGGGCGCTGGCAGCATCCGTTCCACGAGCACGGCAACCACGTGCGCGTGCTCGCCCGCGACGGGAACCTCCTCGAGAGCATCGCGGATCCGAACATGCTCGCCGGACCGCTGCTGTTCACGACCACGACCACCCCCGGGCAGGCGATGGACGGGATCTTCTACTGGACCGGCAAGGGGCTGAACTGGGACGTCTACGGCCACAAGCTGAGCAGCGTCCCGTGCGTCACTGACGCCAATTGCCCCGCGATCCCGTCCGGCCAGAAGTGCGTGACCGGGTTGTGCGATCCGAGCCCCTGCACGCCCGACGCCGACGGCTACTACACCGGGAAGCCGAATCCGATTGATCACGCGACTGTCGCGCTCAAGCCGAACTACTACGAGTGGTGCGGGGACCACAACCGGGCGCTCGAGGCGCATCCGGCAGGTGATGTCGGGAGCGGCGGCCCCATCACGCTCCCGGATGCAGGGATCCTCGCCAACGGGCCCTGGTATGGCGGCAGTCCCTATCTGGGCCCGGACGCCGCGGCGAGAGCCGTCGGCCCCACGCCGATTCCGCCCTCCGGCACGGTTGCGAATGACCCGGGCTCCGAGGCAGGTTTCGCTTTCATGTGGCACTCGCACAACGAGCGTGAGATCACCACCAACAACGCCTTCCCGGGCGGGATGTTGATGATGATGCTGGTCGATCCGCAGGCGTTCCCTATTGATGAGTCAAAGTGAGAGCCGAGGAGGAGCGTTAATGCATTCCCCAACACTCAGGACGATTTCCAGGGCGACAGCCAGCGCGATCGCCGTTCTCCTCCTCACTGCGGGTGCTTCGTTCGCGCAAGTCGATCTGACCGCGAAGCAGACGTCAGTGACGCTGCCAGACGGGCGAACGGTTCCGATGTGGGGGCTGGCGTGCGATCCGAACACCAGCAGCACGGATCCGAACACGCTTCCCACCTGCACGGCGATGACCGGCTCGGCTCAGGATCCCAACACCTGGCAGCCGCCGCTCATCCGGGCCGCGGCCGGCTCTGCGCTGACGATCAACCTCACGAACAGTCTTCCGGGAGGCGTCCCGACGTCGCTGGTGATCGTCGGCCAGCTGAGCAGCGACCTCGGCCACCCGATCAAGGTCCCGAGCCCTTCGCATGCGATCCAGGGGCCGACCTGGCCCGTGCAGGGTTCCGCGACAGATCCCGTCTTCACGCCGCCGTCGCAGCCCGACAGGATCCAGTCGTTCGGGAGCAAGGAAATCGCCAGCGGGGCGACCGACGCGGTGACGTGGCCCTCCCTCCGGGCCGGCACCTACCTGATCGAGTCGGGGACTCACCCGTCGATCCAGGGGCCGATGGGCCTTTACGGCGTTCTGATCGTCTCCGACGCGGGCTTCCCGGTTTCCTACGACGCGGACGTTCCTCTTCTCCTGAGCGAGATCGATCCGTCGCAGAACGACGAGATCGCGGATCCTGTCACCGGCGTCGTCCACCTGACGGGGTTCAGCGAGACGTCGTCGCGCGTCCTGAGGGACGTCGTCAGCGCCATTTCCGTCGCGCTGGATCCGAACAGCGGCAACCCCATCTCCGGCAGCGGCTATTGCGCGGGCGACCTCCTCGTCTTTTCGGGAGGGGGAGCCGACGCGAACGCCATGGGCCACGTTGCCGCGGTCGACGCGAACGGCGCCATTACCGATCTCGCGCTCGACTTCGCGGGAAGAGGTTACTCCGCCGCTCCTGGCGTGACCGTCACGCCCGATCCCAACAACCCCTGCTTGACGCGCGTCGGATCCCCGCTGGGGGCGGTCATCGACGCCGAGCTGACCCTCTCCGGAATCCTCTGCAGCGGCGGCGCCGCGGCATGCTACCCGCCGGCGGTGAACTACGACCCGCGCTACTACATGATCAACGGGGTCGCCTTCGACAAGACGAACCCGGCGGCCTCGACGTTCTCAGCGGGAGCCGTTCCCCCGGCGGGAACCGTCCTCTTGCGCTTCGTGAACGCGGGCCTCCGCATGCATGTCCCGTCCGTGGTGGGCATGAACATGGCCCTCGTCGCGGAGGACGGCAATCGCCTCCCCGGGAAGCCCAGGATCCAGAGCGAGGTCTTCCTCGCCGCGGGCAAGACGTACGACGTCGTGTTGAGCCCGACCGACCCGAGCTACTTGTACTCCGCGGCGGCCATTCCGGTGTTCGATCGCCAGCTGAGCCTCTCCACCAACAATCAGCGCGACGGCGGGATGCAGGGGTACATCAGCGTGGATGGCGGCACGGCGCCGGGGACCATCGTGCCGGTGATCGCGTCCGCGACGGACGACCAGTACTTCCTCATCCCTGGGAAGACGATCAAGATCACGGATCCGGCCAAGGGCGTGATCGCCAACGATTCGAACGTTTATGGCGTCCACACGATGACTGGAACGTGCGGAATCTCGGCGGAGCCGTGTGCGGTGACCGGCGGGACACTCACGCTGCGCCCCGACGGCACGTTCACGTACGTGCCCAGCAGCCCGAGCACGCTCAGCGACCATTTCTATTATCAAGCCAATGGATCGGGCCCCGTCGCGAAGGTCTCGCTGGACAACTGCGCGTCCGTCTCCGGATGCATGGGCGGAGCCCCGAGCGCTGCTGGCGACGCGTACACCAGCGACATCGCGTCGCGTCTGGCGATCGCTCCGCCCGGGGTGCTCGCGAACGACACCGATCCCCAGGGGCACCCGCTGACCGCCGAAATGGACCCGAACTTCGTGGTTCTGGGCGGCAGCATCACGCTGAACGCCGACGGATCGTTCGTCGCTGTCCCCAACACGATTCCCGTCGACCCGGCCACGAGCTCGGTCACGTTTCAGTACAAGGCGAGGAACTCCCAGAACACCTCGAGCGCGGCGGCGACGGTCACCGTGACGTTCAACGGCGCGAGCCTGCTCGCGGTTCAAGTGCTGGATGGGCCGAGCACCCTCTCCGGCAGAGGTCATTGCAGCGTTTCGGGAACGGCGTGCAAATTGATCTCGGATTGTCCCGCGCTGAATGCGTGTGTCGTGGCCCCGGTGCCGGTCACGGACTACCGCTGGATCATCGAGGAAGACCGCACGTTCCACGTCGACGCCAACAATCAGGTCAGCAGCGGAGGGTACGTTCCGAATCTGGGAACCAGCTTCCATTCGAGCTACATGCCTCTCGTCGCGCAAGGCTGCGTGGGCGCCGTCTCGTGCGAGGTGAACCAGACGATCCTCGATCCCAACTCCGGCGACCACGTCCCGGCGGTGTGCGACATCGGCAACGGAGGCTGCCGTCCGGGTGATCCCAATGCCCCGCAGATGGCGGCCGTCGATCCCAACCAGGTTCATCTCGACTCGAACAAGCGCTACTACATTTCAATCCTCCCGGGAGATGGAGCGAACGCCACGGTCAACGGCGCCGGCGGCCCGGTCCCGGTGGATCCCAACGATCCAAATGGTCCGCAAAGACCGTTCAGCATCGCGAAGGACTGCCCGTCCATCTTCTCGGACTTCGCCCCCGGGACAGGCGCCTGCGGCCACGGCATGGGCGGCGCGCCGATCAGCGCCGGGCAGACCGCCGTCGACGTGAAGGTCCAGCAGACCCCGTTCCCAGCGGCGAAGCTCACGGCGTTCGTCTTCGAGGACGACAACCCGCTCAACGGTGAGGTGGACGCGGGCGGCGGTGTGGACATCCTGGCCCCCAACGAGCCGGGGCTGGGGGGATTCAACATCGTCCTCCTCGACCAGGCCGGCGGCCTCGGTGATTCGACGGGCCAGCCCACCTACGACATGTTCAACATGCCGCTGAGCAACGCGCTCGCGGGGACGAGGGATCCGGCGACAGGTCTCGACGCGTGCCCGATATCCTCCACGTCTCCGAAGCTCTGCAAGCGCGGAACGAACGCAGGCGCGACGTGCACCGCCGATACCGATTGCACGGGGGGAGGAGTCTGCCTCGCGGACGGGCTGGTGGGCATGATCGTGACGTGCCCCAAGTTCGAGTCGGACGGCCAGACCCTGTCGCCTCTTGCCGGGCAGGTCATCGTCGAGAACCTCTATCCGGGACTGTACGAGGTGGTGGCGTCGCCGGCCGCCGACCGGCTGGCTCGCGGGGAGGAGTGGCTCCAGACGAACACGCTGGACGGGACGAAGCCTCACGAGGCCTTCATCCGGCCCCAGGAGCCGGCCTACTTCCAGGAGTTCGGGCCGGCGGGGTTCCACGTTTCCATCGGGTTCGCGAACCCGAAGATCATCAACAACCGCAAGGAGCGCGTCTGCCAGCACCTGGCGACCGGCGAGACGTGCAGCCACACCCTGACGGGACAGATTTCGTCGGCCCGCATCAGCCGTACACCCGACCAGAGGATCTACGGCAGCGGCACGTTCGACTCCCTCGGCTTCACGCAGTGCTACGTCAGCCTCGGGGATCCGGGCGGGTCCGACTTCGCATTCGTCAAGTGCGCCGCCGACGGCTCCTTCACGTTCACGGGCCTGCCGCCCGGAAAGCACAAGATCACCGTCTTCGACCAGTGGAACGACATCATCGTCGATGGCCTTTCGACGGGGGTCGTGCTGGACCAGAACACGCCGTCGAAGGATCTCGGCGAGATCCCCATCATGCAGTGGCGCACGAACCTGGCCACCCGCACCTACTTCGACACGAACGGTGACGGCGTCTCCCAGACGGAAGAGCCCGGCCTTCCCCTCGTCTCGACGAACCTCCGGTACCGGGACGGAAGCTTCATGGGCTTCAACAACACCGATCTCGACGGCTACGCGGGATTCAACGAGATCTTCCCCTTCTTCAACTGGATGATCCTCGAGGCCGACACGGCGCGCTACAAGCAGACGGGCGTGCACGTGATCTACGACGCCGGCGGCCCCGCGGACGGGACACCCGGCGGCGGCGGCTCGGTGCTCGCGGCCAACGTCGCGAACACGACGGAGGAGTTCCATCTGCCGGCGGACCTGCGCGTCCCGGGCGCCGTCTATTGCAACGACGGCGACTGCGCCGGCGAGACGATCAGCGATCCGAACACCACCGCGCTGCCGGCCAACTCGTCGACCGGCCGCATCGATCCCCCCTGGGTGAGCACCGAGGCCTGGCAGGGATTCGCGGGCGAGACGCAGTTCATCGAGTTCGGCAAGGCGCCCTTCGCGGACGGTGAGAACGGCGGCATCAAGGGCCACGTGGTCTACGCCTCGACGCGGCCGTTCGACGACCCGCAGCTGCTCCTCCAGCTCTCGTGGGAACCGCTCGTTCCGCACGTCACCATCAACCTGTACAAGAGGGGGATGGCGAAGGACGGGACCGAGACCCTCACGCTGATCGACACCACCAGCACCACGAGCTGGGACGATTGGGCTCAGGGGTTCCGGATGGATCCCAATGGGATGCCGTTGCTCTCGTCCGATGGGAAGCCAATCCCCAACATGAACTGCCCGGGGCAGGATCCGAACAGCTCGTTCTTCTTCACGCTCAAGGACAGCACGCAGTGGCTCAATCCGGGGATGTTCCTGCCGAAGAACTCCCAGTTCAAGTGCTACGACGGCATGGCCATGCTCAACCAGGTCCAACCGGCGCCGTACGACGGCATGTACCTGTTCCCGAGCGTCGTGACCCGAAACGGCACGACGGGCCTGCCGAACAAGACCAACTGCACCGGGTGCACGACCAACCCGGTCGACGGCACCCCCATGCTTCCCGCCGGCAAGTACGTCGTGGAGATGATCACCCCCCCCGGCTACGAGCTGGTGAAGGAAGAGGACAAGAACATCCTCCTGGGCGACGTCTACATCGCGCCGGTCACGCAGCAGTTCGGCGGCCTCGGCAGCATCTTCATCATGCCGGACCAGGCGGAGGTGGACAGCGAGTTCAACGCGGACAACCCGCTGAACCACACCGTCAACGAGGGGATCACCCCGAGGACCGAGGGGGACACGGGGAGCATCGAGAAGTTCTGGCCCTGCATCGGCCAGCTCCGCGTCGTCCCTGATTACATGAGCCTCTTCCCGCAGGCCGCGCAGGCCGCGCCTTTCGCCGGAGCCTCGCGGCATCTCTGCGATCGCAAGGAGGTCACGCTCGAGGACCAGTCGACGGCGCTGGCGAAGTTCTACGTCTTCACCTCGACGCACGTCGCCGCGCACATCACGGGAATCGTCACCGACGACTTCGCCTCGGAGTTCGACCCCTTCTCTCCGAACTACGGCGAGAAATTCGCCGTCCCCAACCTGCCTGTTTCGTTCAAGGATTGGACCGGGAACGAGGTCTCACGCGCGTACACCGACCAGTGGGGCGATTTCGACGGACTGCACTACTCGACGTGGGAGGTCAATCCGCCCAACCCGACCGGATACGGGCCGCAGATGGTCGTCGCGTGCATGAACGACTCGACGCTGGCGAACGGCAGCGTCGATCCCCTCTACAACCCGGGATACAGCCAGTTCTGCTACGAATGGTCGCTCATGCCGGGGCAGACCGCCTACCTTGACACCCCGGTCGTCCCCGTCATGGCGTTCGCCGAGGGATACAACCCCCCCGATTGCGACTATCCAAGCGCCACACCCGCGGTAAAGGAAGTGAACGGGTTCGGGGCCGGACCCTGGGTTCTCGCGGGGCCGGGAGGTCCTGTGACGGGCCTGACGCTCACCAATCAAGGTGCCGGCTACACCGCGCGGCCCACGGTGAGCTTCGATCTCACGAGCGGTGGAAGCGGCGCAGCGGCCGTCACGTTCATGAAGGTCACCGCCGTCACACCGAACTCGAACGGATCCGGATACCAGAGCGTCCCCACCGTCACGATTGACCCCAACGGCATCGCCGGCGGCTCCGGCGCCGCAGCCGCGGCCACGATGAGAGTGAACACGGTCAGTGTCCCGACGGGCGGCGGCGGGGGCGGATACACCTCCAGCCCGACCGTCACCTTCCCCGACGGCACCGGCGGCATCTTCCCGGTGACGATGCGGGTGAGCTCGATCATCCTGAGCAACTCGGGGTCCGGTTACATCGCGCGACCCACCGCGACCTTCACCAACACCGGCACCGGCGGGACTGGCGCGGCGGCCAGCACTTTCCTGAGCCTCGACAAGGTCACGCCCAGTAACAAGGGATCCGGTTATACCTCGGCGCCCGCTGTCACCGTTCCGGCGCCCCCGTGCACCATCAACGGGACCACCTGCGTCCAGGCGACGGCCTCGGCTGTCTTCAATTTGGGATCGTGCCTCCTCGGACCGACTCCGGGAGCTGGATGCAATACCAGCGCGACCTGCGGAGTCGGCGGAACGTGCAGCCTCACGGGCGGTAACGTCAGCAGCGTCACCGTGACCAACCCCGGCAACGGCTACACCTCGCGTGTCACGGTCACCTTTGCGCCCGCGCCCGCGGGCAACCACTGCTCGAACGGCCCGACCCCGAACGCGGTGTGCGTCGGGACGGGGCAGAGCACCTGCGGCGCCGGCGGCACCTGCATCGCCAACGCGAATGCCGTCGCGACCAACACGGGCACTTCGTTCGGCTCCTTCTGGAAGGTGAGTCGCGCGGACGTGACTTCTGGCGGACTTCTCTACACCTCTCGCCCCACGGTGGCGTTCACGGCCGCCCCGGTGGGAGGCACGACGGCGACGGCGACCAACGTGGGCACCACGTCGGGCGTCTTCCTGAGCGTGAATCTGATCACCGTCTCCAACGGCGGCTCGGGGTATACCGGCACGAGCGGGACCTTCGCGGGCGGCAACGGCAGCGGCGCGCAGGCCGTGGCGACGCTCAACCTCGCCAGCCTGGCTCTGACCTCGAACGGTTCGGGGTACACCTCCCGTCCTTCGGTCGTCATCACTCCGCCGGGCACGCGTTGTGTGCTGGGGGCGACCCCGGGAGCCGTCTGCGTCACGAGCGCGACCTGCGGCGGCGGGCTCTGCCTCAATGGCACCACGGCGACGGCCAATACGTTCATGAGCGTCGATTCGCTCAGCCTCACGAACGGCGGATCGGGCTACTCGTCGGATCCGAACGTCACCATCGGCTCCCCGGGGTGCACGATCAACGGCACCACGTGCGTCCGGGCGACGGCGACCGCCTCGATCACCGTGGGGAACACGCTCACCATCACGGCGCTGGGCGACCAGCTCGTTCCCAATCCCGCATACTCCGGGCCGTCGGCCACCGCGGCTCCGTACAACCAGAAGTTCATCACGCGTCACTACGGCTTCGGAAGTCAATGCGTCGCGCCGATCGCGGGCGATCCGAATTGCACCACGGTCTCGAGAGTGACGATCGGCGGCGTGGCCGCGAGCATCCAGACATGGAGCGACACGACGATCACCGTCGGCGTTCCCGGCTCGGTGCCGCAGTGCCCCATCCGCCAGCGCGGCGTCACGGGCGCCCCTGAAAGGTGCGGAGAGCTCGTCATCACCGCCGGCAACGGGAAGCAGACCGTCGACGCGGTCACTGTGACCATCGGCGGCAAGCCCCCGACGTACGTCAACGGCGAGAACGCGGACGACAGCGCCATCCAGTCCGCGATCGACGCCGCGGTCCCCGGCGATCTGATCATCGTCAAGCCCGGGACGTACGACGAGATGGTCATCATGTGGAAGCCCGTCCGCCTGCAGGGCGTCGGGGCAGCCTCCGTGATGATCAACGCGAGGCCCATCCCCGCCGGGAAGATCGATCCCTGGCGCGAAAAGGTTCTGAGCCTGTTTGGATTGGGACCGGACGGACGACCGGACGGCAGGCCCATCATGGTGGATCGCGTGCCGCTCGAGGGGATCGTCAACTGGGACACCACCGTCAACGGCAACCTGGCGGAGCTCCTCCAGGAGCCGACGATCATGGGAGCGTACGAGGGGGCCGGCATCACGGTCCTCGCGAAGGGAGTGGACTATCACGGCGCCGACGCATTCGAGCCCGGCACCGAGGCGGTCTTCCCGCTGGGCACGACGCGGCTGACCGACAGCACCCAGGATTGCAACAACTACCCGGCCAATTTCCTCTGCAATCCCTCGAGGATCGACGGCCTGACCTTGACCAACAGCTCGCAGGGGGGTGGCGGCATCTTCGCCCACGGCTGGACCCACAACCTCGAGGTCTCCAACAACAGGGTCTTCGGGAACGCGGGGACCAGTTCCGGCGGCGTCAGCATCGGTCAGGGGGAGTTCGGCGATCCGAGCATCTCTCCCCAGGACCCGGCGGTCTCGGTCCCACCGCTCGACGCCACAATCCTCGCGACCGCCTGCGGCACCGGTGGTGGCAATAACGGAGGCGACGGGCCCAGGTGTCCGGCCGGGACGCAGCTTCCGTACTGGCTGCAGGCGAACGTCGACGTTCATCACAATGCGATCACGCGGAACGCCTCCTACGGCGATTCGCTCTACTCGACAACTCCTGCGGCCGCCGGCGGCGTGACCTTCACCACGGGCTCCGACTACTA
This is a stretch of genomic DNA from Acidobacteriota bacterium. It encodes these proteins:
- a CDS encoding multicopper oxidase family protein; translated protein: MAAAMLAAPAGAATPGITGGAGTPQFSLSAEAAFISQPDGLMVYSWGYGCQAQPDGFAPAAIAAPTGGCPSMQIPGPTLIVKEGDLVKVTLTNNLPAAAGNTSILFPGFSVTATGGETGLLTQEAAPGGSVTYTFDTTGKAGTHSYYSGTQGDLQIEMGLYGAIVVLPATSTGCIPVSPTLPDGQTDYRLAASAYDHSMTCYEREYLFQFSEIDPAIHRQAEDQKDQACMSHAGCMNVRTENYHPAYFMINGRSMPDDMDPVYAVQYAHQPYNGNPHMHPGELVLLRIIGQGRWQHPFHEHGNHVRVLARDGNLLESIADPNMLAGPLLFTTTTTPGQAMDGIFYWTGKGLNWDVYGHKLSSVPCVTDANCPAIPSGQKCVTGLCDPSPCTPDADGYYTGKPNPIDHATVALKPNYYEWCGDHNRALEAHPAGDVGSGGPITLPDAGILANGPWYGGSPYLGPDAAARAVGPTPIPPSGTVANDPGSEAGFAFMWHSHNEREITTNNAFPGGMLMMMLVDPQAFPIDESK